From Actinoplanes oblitus, a single genomic window includes:
- a CDS encoding FG-GAP repeat domain-containing protein has product MRYSGGRRLATVLAVAGAIAVPGGTPAPAAAAEAVCPAADTLLAALRADPLTDEAAGSPAVLENVSCALPWATAVVPAEGDYDASFALFHVDDATRQWKPLNVGSGGVCDESVPADLAAQLDGCQPNDPGDDLPDDDPVDGIEGPVSAQATASASTLAASSIGGPITRAEVLQRAQGWVDNQPGPYNQHAFSWDPTHTRKYRRDCSGLVGMSWHLNADPSTRTLHLYSNQISKSDLLPGDILNLPAAHTVIFKSWKSDHRHFTYYTFGSTPVKIRTAAIDAGTIDSHRATSYVARRYTKITGATPSPTPTKPTGKDAPTVAYDQGDGSMRMYRWLSDGDSFNRTSDYDSGAFHLSAVGDRMAAGDVNGDGKDDVVMAYQLADGTFSFYVWRNGNSAASVWYTSGRFSLAAVGGRLVLGDFNGDKKAEPALAYDQGDGTMRIYRWLSDGDSFNRTTDYDSGAFHLSAVGDRMAAGDVNGDGKDDIVMAYQQADGTFSYYVWRNGNSAASVWYTSGSYNLNRVAGRLVLGDFNGDKKAEPALAYDQGDGTMRTYRWLSDGDSFNRTTDYDSGAFHLSAVGDRMAAGDVDGDGRDDIVMAYQLAGGTFAYYVWRNGNYAARVWYTSGSFDLTNVAGRLVLGNW; this is encoded by the coding sequence GTGCGCTATTCCGGCGGGCGAAGGCTCGCGACAGTGCTGGCGGTGGCGGGTGCCATCGCCGTTCCGGGCGGGACTCCCGCACCGGCCGCGGCGGCGGAGGCGGTGTGCCCGGCCGCGGACACGCTGCTGGCCGCCCTGCGGGCCGACCCGCTGACCGACGAGGCGGCCGGGAGTCCGGCCGTACTGGAGAACGTGAGCTGTGCCCTGCCCTGGGCCACCGCCGTGGTGCCGGCCGAGGGCGACTACGACGCCTCGTTCGCGCTGTTCCACGTCGACGACGCGACGCGGCAGTGGAAGCCGCTCAACGTCGGGTCGGGCGGGGTGTGCGACGAGTCGGTGCCCGCCGACCTCGCGGCCCAGCTCGACGGATGCCAGCCCAACGACCCCGGCGACGACCTGCCCGACGACGATCCGGTGGACGGGATCGAGGGCCCGGTGTCCGCCCAGGCGACGGCGAGCGCGTCCACGCTGGCGGCCTCCTCGATCGGCGGCCCGATCACCCGGGCCGAGGTGCTGCAGCGCGCGCAGGGATGGGTGGACAACCAGCCCGGGCCGTACAACCAGCACGCGTTCTCCTGGGACCCGACGCACACCCGCAAGTACCGGCGTGACTGCTCCGGACTGGTGGGCATGTCCTGGCACCTGAACGCCGACCCGAGCACCCGGACGCTGCATCTGTACTCCAACCAGATCAGCAAGTCCGACCTGCTCCCCGGCGACATCCTGAACCTGCCCGCGGCCCACACCGTGATCTTCAAGAGCTGGAAGAGCGACCACCGGCACTTCACCTACTACACCTTCGGCTCGACCCCGGTGAAGATCCGGACGGCGGCGATCGACGCCGGGACGATCGACAGCCACCGGGCCACCAGCTACGTGGCCCGGCGCTATACCAAGATCACCGGCGCCACCCCGTCGCCCACGCCGACCAAGCCGACCGGCAAGGACGCCCCGACGGTCGCGTACGACCAGGGTGACGGGTCGATGCGGATGTACCGCTGGTTGTCCGACGGCGACTCGTTCAACCGCACGAGCGACTACGACTCCGGCGCGTTCCACCTCAGCGCCGTCGGTGACCGGATGGCCGCCGGCGACGTGAACGGCGACGGCAAGGACGACGTCGTGATGGCCTACCAGCTGGCCGACGGGACGTTCTCCTTCTACGTCTGGCGCAACGGCAACTCGGCCGCGAGCGTCTGGTACACCAGCGGCAGGTTCAGCCTCGCCGCCGTCGGCGGTCGTCTGGTGCTGGGCGACTTCAACGGCGACAAGAAGGCCGAACCGGCACTCGCCTACGACCAGGGCGACGGCACCATGCGCATCTATCGCTGGCTGTCCGACGGCGACTCGTTCAACCGCACCACCGACTACGACTCCGGCGCGTTCCACCTCAGCGCCGTCGGTGACCGGATGGCCGCCGGCGACGTGAACGGCGACGGCAAGGACGACATCGTGATGGCCTACCAGCAGGCCGACGGGACGTTCTCGTACTACGTCTGGCGCAACGGCAACTCCGCTGCCAGCGTCTGGTACACCAGCGGCTCCTACAACCTGAACCGCGTGGCCGGCCGTCTGGTGCTGGGCGACTTCAACGGCGACAAGAAGGCCGAACCGGCACTCGCCTACGACCAGGGCGACGGCACCATGCGGACCTACCGCTGGCTGTCCGACGGCGACTCGTTCAATCGCACCACCGACTACGACTCGGGCGCGTTCCACCTCAGCGCGGTCGGTGATCGGATGGCCGCCGGCGATGTCGACGGCGACGGCCGGGACGACATCGTGATGGCGTACCAGCTGGCCGGCGGCACGTTCGCGTACTACGTCTGGCGCAACGGCAACTACGCCGCCCGCGTCTGGTACACCAGCGGCTCGTTCGACCTGACCAACGTGGCCGGCCGCCTGGTCCTCGGCAACTGGTAG
- a CDS encoding alpha/beta fold hydrolase, translating into MHPQPPRRTVHAHGTPRNRLVYDRWGRFGRPIVLLHGLFYDRTMWWPVAAELDGSCAAVAVDLPGHGDSAARADLSRLVTDLATVVHGLGLHRAPVLVGHGESAVLAQEFASRFAVHGVITVADGGVSVVPEAYRQFAVRRPDPQVAAVYREWCGVPVGAAPQAPVVDGPFPQLRDPAGFATVVHGLI; encoded by the coding sequence GTGCATCCACAACCGCCACGCCGCACCGTCCACGCCCATGGCACGCCCCGCAACCGTCTGGTCTATGACCGGTGGGGGCGGTTCGGGCGCCCGATCGTGCTGTTGCACGGGCTGTTCTACGACCGGACGATGTGGTGGCCGGTCGCGGCCGAACTGGACGGCAGTTGCGCGGCGGTGGCGGTGGACCTGCCCGGGCACGGCGACTCGGCGGCCCGGGCGGACCTGTCCCGGCTGGTGACGGATCTCGCGACGGTGGTGCACGGGCTCGGGCTGCATCGGGCGCCGGTGCTGGTGGGGCACGGGGAGAGCGCGGTGCTGGCGCAGGAGTTCGCGTCCCGGTTCGCGGTGCACGGGGTGATCACGGTGGCGGACGGGGGCGTTTCTGTCGTACCCGAGGCGTACCGTCAGTTCGCTGTGCGAAGGCCGGACCCGCAGGTGGCGGCGGTCTATCGGGAGTGGTGCGGGGTGCCGGTGGGCGCGGCACCGCAGGCGCCGGTCGTCGACGGGCCGTTTCCGCAGTTGCGGGATCCGGCCGGTTTCGCCACGGTGGTGCATGGCTTGATCTAG
- a CDS encoding helix-turn-helix transcriptional regulator, protein MAAWKGFVGRAAELAALAEALDDAARGDPRTVLVAGEAGVGKTRLLDEFESRCAGQDLLVARGACVSVGAGELPYSPWLAAMHAVEAEVGVAALVEGAGGGQAALSALIPALTDSGHPREGGQLARAHLFSLFLELLGRLAAQRPLVLLLEDLHWADTSSLDLLLFLSRNLRHTPVLLAGTFRTDELDEDSRHRVVIGELIRGRTTSYLQLNRFDRDELGVFLRASGGAFSDTVIAKVHERSGGNAFLAQEILAAEQRNPGGPVPDHLRDLLMMRVDGLSEDGQQVVGVVAAAGRPVSGALLEAASGLPGPALRSGLRDAVARQVLVRTTEGSYQLRHSLTAETFYQDLLPGERAGLHRAVAAALAVSAGPDASPVVQAELAHHWFHGRKDDDALFWTLRAARSAAMVHAYAEARRQYGRVLELWRRVPDAFKLCETTYPRLLDEAAEVLDYAGDPQRAVELTGEAIQVVGVDGDPQVLAGLHEHLARLRWRAHDTPGAVDSARHAIALLDGVPRSPLQARAGATFARVLMLSGHYRQALAEGSAALQVATAPVERGYLLVTLGTVRFLLGEREGGVEQLWEGLALAESTDSKENILRAYTNLSYCLQMLNRLDEGLDLARRGCDLAAGFGMRMTTGTVLVGNAADILLDLGRWDEIEKLIGEVLPDEAADDLPLYLQYVRAEVFVARDERDAARDILDRVMSSSAGKTDQDFVGHVYAALGALEIADGNWRAARRAVDEGLAKLGDGEGVFPALRLAVCGLQAAGEAVARHATRERWLDWSARLAERADASMAALRAPTGGRALPVAEALYRVAGAELRRIRGEPQEEAWVEVARTWAELGHPYPEAQARLRLAACLLRRGATAALHRELVSAAGLAAGLGARRLIRELEAMAELAGISLRQVSGQQGSAQPASAQSASTRAASAQPASLQGASSRASSQAASSSRASSQAASSSPSADHDSDWGLTPREVQVLDLIALGYTNGRIARSLEIAEKTVSVHVSNILAKLGATNRWEAALIRRGDTT, encoded by the coding sequence ATGGCAGCCTGGAAAGGCTTCGTGGGGCGCGCGGCCGAACTGGCCGCTCTCGCCGAGGCGCTGGACGACGCCGCCCGCGGTGATCCGCGGACGGTGCTGGTCGCGGGCGAGGCGGGCGTCGGCAAGACCCGGCTGCTGGACGAGTTCGAGTCGCGGTGCGCCGGGCAGGACCTGCTGGTCGCGCGCGGCGCCTGCGTCTCGGTCGGCGCCGGCGAGCTGCCCTACAGCCCGTGGCTGGCCGCGATGCACGCGGTCGAGGCCGAGGTCGGCGTGGCGGCGCTGGTCGAGGGCGCCGGCGGCGGCCAGGCCGCGCTGTCCGCGCTCATCCCCGCGCTGACCGACTCGGGTCACCCGCGCGAGGGCGGGCAGCTGGCCCGGGCACACCTGTTCTCGCTCTTCCTGGAGCTGCTCGGCCGGCTCGCCGCCCAGCGCCCGCTGGTGCTGCTGCTGGAGGACCTGCACTGGGCGGACACCTCCTCGCTGGACCTGCTGCTGTTCCTGAGCCGCAACCTGCGGCACACCCCGGTGCTGCTGGCCGGCACGTTCCGCACCGACGAGCTGGACGAGGACTCCCGGCACCGGGTGGTGATCGGCGAGCTGATCCGCGGCCGGACCACCAGCTACCTGCAGCTGAACCGGTTCGACCGGGACGAGCTGGGTGTCTTCCTGCGCGCCTCGGGCGGCGCGTTCTCCGACACGGTGATCGCCAAGGTGCACGAGCGGTCCGGTGGCAACGCCTTCCTGGCCCAGGAGATCCTCGCCGCCGAGCAGCGCAACCCGGGCGGCCCGGTCCCCGACCACCTGCGCGACCTGCTGATGATGCGGGTCGACGGGCTGTCCGAGGACGGTCAGCAGGTGGTCGGCGTGGTCGCGGCCGCCGGCCGCCCGGTCTCCGGGGCACTGCTCGAGGCCGCCAGCGGACTGCCCGGTCCGGCACTGCGGTCCGGATTGCGCGACGCGGTGGCCAGGCAGGTTCTCGTCCGTACCACGGAGGGCAGTTACCAGCTGCGCCATTCGCTCACCGCCGAGACGTTCTACCAGGACCTGCTGCCCGGCGAACGCGCCGGACTGCACCGGGCGGTCGCCGCCGCCCTCGCGGTGTCGGCCGGGCCCGACGCGTCGCCGGTGGTGCAGGCCGAGCTGGCCCACCACTGGTTCCACGGCCGCAAGGACGACGACGCGCTGTTCTGGACGCTGCGAGCGGCCCGGTCGGCGGCGATGGTGCACGCCTACGCCGAGGCCCGCCGCCAGTACGGCCGGGTCCTGGAGCTGTGGCGGCGGGTCCCGGACGCGTTCAAGCTCTGCGAGACCACCTACCCGCGGCTGCTCGACGAGGCCGCCGAGGTGCTCGACTACGCCGGCGACCCGCAGCGGGCGGTCGAGCTGACCGGCGAGGCGATCCAGGTGGTCGGCGTCGACGGGGACCCGCAGGTGCTCGCCGGGCTGCACGAGCACCTGGCCCGGCTGCGCTGGCGGGCCCACGACACGCCCGGCGCCGTCGACTCGGCGCGCCACGCGATCGCCCTGCTGGACGGGGTGCCGCGGTCGCCGCTGCAGGCCCGGGCCGGAGCCACCTTCGCCCGGGTGCTGATGCTCAGCGGGCACTACCGGCAGGCGCTGGCCGAGGGGTCCGCCGCCCTGCAGGTCGCCACGGCGCCGGTCGAGCGGGGGTACCTGCTGGTCACGCTCGGGACGGTGCGGTTCCTGCTGGGGGAGCGGGAGGGCGGCGTCGAGCAGCTGTGGGAGGGGCTGGCGCTGGCCGAGAGCACGGACAGCAAGGAGAACATCCTGCGGGCGTACACGAACCTGTCCTACTGCCTGCAGATGCTGAACCGGCTCGACGAGGGACTCGACCTGGCCCGGCGCGGCTGCGACCTGGCGGCCGGCTTCGGGATGCGGATGACGACCGGGACCGTGCTGGTCGGCAACGCCGCCGACATCCTGCTCGACCTGGGACGGTGGGACGAGATCGAGAAGCTGATCGGCGAGGTGCTGCCCGACGAGGCGGCCGACGACCTGCCGCTCTACCTGCAGTACGTACGGGCCGAGGTGTTCGTGGCGCGCGACGAGCGGGACGCCGCCCGGGACATCCTGGACCGGGTGATGAGCAGCTCGGCCGGCAAGACCGACCAGGACTTCGTCGGGCACGTGTACGCCGCGCTCGGCGCCCTGGAGATCGCCGACGGGAACTGGCGGGCGGCGCGCCGGGCCGTCGACGAGGGACTGGCCAAACTGGGCGACGGCGAAGGGGTGTTCCCGGCGCTGCGGCTGGCGGTCTGCGGGTTGCAGGCGGCCGGCGAGGCGGTGGCCCGGCACGCCACCCGGGAACGCTGGCTGGACTGGTCGGCCCGGCTCGCCGAGCGGGCCGACGCGAGCATGGCGGCGCTGCGGGCGCCGACCGGTGGGCGGGCCCTGCCGGTGGCCGAGGCGCTGTACCGGGTGGCCGGCGCGGAACTGCGGCGGATCCGGGGCGAGCCGCAGGAGGAGGCCTGGGTCGAGGTGGCGCGGACCTGGGCGGAGCTGGGGCATCCGTACCCGGAGGCGCAGGCCCGGCTGCGGCTGGCCGCCTGCCTGCTGCGGCGCGGGGCGACCGCGGCGCTGCACCGGGAACTGGTCTCCGCGGCAGGGCTGGCCGCCGGACTCGGGGCCCGGCGGCTCATCCGTGAGCTGGAGGCGATGGCGGAGCTGGCCGGGATCTCGCTGCGGCAGGTCTCCGGTCAGCAGGGTTCCGCCCAGCCGGCCTCCGCCCAGTCGGCCTCAACTCGGGCGGCCTCCGCTCAGCCGGCCTCCCTTCAAGGGGCTTCCTCTCGGGCTTCCTCTCAGGCGGCCTCCTCTTCTCGGGCCTCTTCTCAGGCGGCCTCCTCTTCGCCGTCCGCTGATCATGACTCGGACTGGGGGCTCACTCCGCGGGAGGTGCAGGTCCTCGACCTGATCGCGCTCGGCTACACCAACGGACGGATCGCGCGCAGCCTGGAGATCGCGGAGAAGACGGTCAGCGTGCACGTCTCCAACATCCTGGCCAAGCTGGGCGCGACGAACCGCTGGGAGGCCGCGCTGATCCGGCGCGGGGACACTACATGA
- a CDS encoding FHA domain-containing protein, translated as MPRQSTGGPDAADTRIHPAATEDAPGPGPATITVAGRRHPLNPYGTTLGRDPACDVVLASDLVSRRHAVIRRRGSGFEIEDLDSSNGTRVNGTPISGAYPLRSGDQLELADLKIDFWYAGAPPAPGGSLRQELRQAPGFGMRPLFLAVAGSVAGTVLPAALNSGTWGTLAGAAIGPVISTVFSTKHTGETGRVRAAAIALLSVAALVITVTGFTLGDKATGGAVLPGAGDRTATFPDLIEPNAVANTATSTPEPTAGGTTEPVTSAEPSSSETTDPVPDACLSGFVWREAVADDHVCVPPETRDQALADNAAADSRRSPTGGDYGPDTCLPGYIWRLVTPADLVCVTPEVHDQVETDNGLAGSRRVD; from the coding sequence ATGCCGCGACAATCGACCGGCGGCCCGGACGCCGCCGACACCAGGATCCATCCGGCCGCCACCGAGGACGCGCCGGGGCCGGGACCGGCCACCATCACGGTCGCCGGCCGGCGACATCCGCTGAACCCCTACGGTACGACCCTCGGTCGCGACCCCGCCTGCGACGTCGTGCTGGCCAGCGACCTGGTCAGCCGCCGGCACGCGGTGATCCGCCGCCGTGGCAGCGGGTTCGAGATCGAGGATCTGGACTCGTCCAACGGCACCCGGGTCAACGGCACACCGATCAGCGGCGCCTACCCGTTGCGTTCCGGCGACCAGCTGGAGCTGGCCGACCTCAAGATCGATTTTTGGTACGCCGGAGCGCCGCCCGCACCCGGCGGATCCCTGCGCCAGGAGTTGCGGCAGGCACCCGGGTTCGGCATGCGCCCGCTGTTTCTCGCCGTCGCCGGTTCGGTCGCCGGAACCGTCCTGCCGGCCGCGCTGAACAGCGGCACCTGGGGCACCCTGGCCGGCGCCGCGATCGGCCCGGTGATCTCCACGGTCTTCTCCACCAAGCACACCGGCGAGACGGGCCGGGTCCGGGCCGCCGCGATCGCGCTGCTCAGCGTGGCCGCGCTGGTCATCACGGTCACCGGGTTCACGCTGGGCGACAAGGCCACCGGTGGCGCCGTGCTGCCCGGCGCGGGCGACCGTACCGCCACGTTCCCCGACCTCATCGAGCCGAACGCCGTGGCGAACACCGCCACGTCGACCCCGGAACCGACCGCCGGGGGCACCACCGAGCCGGTGACCAGCGCCGAGCCGAGCAGCAGCGAGACGACCGACCCGGTCCCCGACGCGTGCCTGTCCGGTTTCGTCTGGCGTGAGGCGGTCGCCGACGACCACGTTTGCGTCCCGCCGGAAACCCGCGACCAGGCCCTGGCCGACAACGCCGCCGCCGACTCGCGGCGCAGTCCCACCGGCGGCGACTACGGACCCGACACCTGTCTGCCCGGCTACATCTGGCGCCTGGTCACCCCGGCCGACCTGGTCTGCGTCACCCCCGAGGTCCACGACCAGGTGGAAACCGACAACGGCCTGGCCGGCTCGCGCCGGGTCGACTGA
- a CDS encoding helix-turn-helix transcriptional regulator, with translation MSEPALTDRERTTVEVLEQLSTLARGATGHAAAAAALELAAGLAPAGRRRLLTLAAADAQLAGEPGRAAELLRRAAATGEPTPLATVRVDETVAAARREMARGRYLAAERELAATAEQLWASGVIFRLPAVLALRSWALARAGNLAAASREAEQALALAQLTENDEVAARAHHTRLLLSVLHGGSGVPTRGGEPATGVPGKADPVSAGLALLADLAARRPGAVGGNADIAAEFLPDLLESRLIRDRELSAEDLYTLRGLTGSAPAPIAANAWRVLGLTARDGANDCFARAARLHATMDLPFDNARVHLSYGERLRRDGDRRAARNQLRTARDGFTRLHAVPWAQRAERELTGTGETRTGRAPTGLTPAEYQVAGVVATGVSTREAAARLFLSPKTVEFHLGKVFRKLGVTSRAQLAHVFPELAGK, from the coding sequence ATGAGCGAGCCGGCGCTGACGGACCGCGAACGCACCACCGTCGAGGTCCTGGAACAGCTGTCCACCCTGGCCAGGGGCGCGACCGGGCACGCCGCCGCGGCCGCCGCCCTGGAACTGGCGGCCGGCCTGGCACCGGCCGGGCGGCGCCGGCTGCTCACCCTGGCGGCCGCCGACGCGCAGCTCGCGGGGGAGCCGGGACGGGCGGCCGAGCTGCTGCGCCGCGCCGCCGCGACCGGCGAGCCGACCCCGCTGGCGACCGTGCGGGTCGACGAGACGGTCGCGGCGGCCCGGCGCGAGATGGCCCGCGGCCGGTACCTGGCGGCCGAGCGGGAGTTGGCGGCCACGGCGGAGCAGCTGTGGGCCAGCGGGGTGATCTTCCGGCTCCCGGCCGTCCTCGCGCTGCGCAGCTGGGCGCTGGCCCGGGCCGGCAACCTGGCGGCCGCCTCCCGGGAGGCGGAGCAGGCGCTCGCCCTGGCCCAGCTGACCGAGAACGACGAGGTGGCGGCGCGGGCTCACCACACCCGGCTGCTGCTGAGCGTGCTGCACGGCGGGTCGGGCGTACCGACCCGGGGCGGGGAGCCGGCGACCGGCGTACCGGGGAAAGCGGATCCGGTCAGTGCTGGGCTCGCACTGCTCGCCGACCTGGCCGCGCGACGGCCCGGTGCGGTCGGCGGAAACGCCGACATCGCCGCGGAGTTCCTTCCGGACCTGCTGGAGTCCCGGCTGATCCGGGATCGTGAGCTCAGCGCCGAGGACCTGTACACGCTGCGCGGGCTGACCGGCTCGGCGCCGGCGCCGATCGCGGCGAACGCCTGGCGGGTGCTCGGACTGACCGCCCGGGACGGCGCGAACGACTGCTTCGCCCGGGCCGCCCGGCTGCACGCCACGATGGACCTGCCGTTCGACAACGCGCGGGTGCACCTGTCGTACGGGGAGAGGCTGCGCCGCGACGGTGACCGCCGGGCGGCCCGCAACCAGCTGCGGACCGCGCGCGACGGCTTCACCCGGCTGCACGCGGTCCCGTGGGCGCAGCGCGCGGAACGCGAGCTGACCGGGACCGGCGAGACCCGCACCGGGCGTGCCCCGACCGGGCTGACCCCCGCGGAATACCAGGTGGCCGGGGTCGTCGCGACCGGGGTGTCCACCCGGGAGGCGGCCGCGCGGCTGTTCCTGAGCCCGAAGACCGTCGAGTTCCACCTCGGCAAGGTGTTCCGCAAACTCGGGGTCACCAGCCGCGCCCAGCTGGCGCACGTCTTCCCGGAGCTGGCCGGGAAGTAA
- a CDS encoding VOC family protein — translation MIGKLRGVVLDAPDARRLAAFYIALGGWAERYVEDDWVSIGTPDGWRLAVQLSPDHVAPRWPDPAFPQQAHLDLRVPDLDAGAARAVELGAELLRENETWYTLADPAGHPFDLCLDTSRRETTLMGVMLDCPDAEQLSTFWSEVLGKPITHAGDGMAMIGEDGAQPLLFQQISDYRAPQWPDPAHPQQFHIDVTVEDVDAAEAAVLKLGATDLHAAGENWRVYADPAGKPFCLCWD, via the coding sequence ATGATCGGGAAGTTGCGCGGGGTGGTGCTCGACGCGCCTGACGCCCGGCGGCTCGCGGCGTTCTACATCGCGCTGGGCGGCTGGGCCGAGCGCTATGTCGAGGACGACTGGGTGTCGATCGGGACCCCGGACGGGTGGCGTCTCGCCGTCCAGCTCAGCCCGGACCATGTGGCGCCGCGGTGGCCCGATCCGGCGTTCCCGCAGCAGGCGCACCTCGACCTGCGAGTGCCGGACCTCGACGCCGGCGCGGCGCGTGCCGTCGAGCTGGGCGCCGAGCTGCTCCGCGAGAACGAGACCTGGTACACCTTGGCCGACCCGGCCGGGCATCCGTTCGACCTGTGCCTGGACACGTCCCGGCGAGAGACCACGCTGATGGGCGTGATGCTGGACTGCCCGGACGCCGAGCAGCTGAGCACCTTCTGGTCCGAGGTCCTCGGCAAACCGATCACCCACGCGGGTGACGGCATGGCGATGATCGGCGAGGACGGGGCGCAGCCGCTGCTGTTCCAGCAGATCAGCGACTATCGGGCGCCGCAGTGGCCGGACCCGGCGCACCCGCAGCAGTTCCACATCGACGTGACGGTCGAGGATGTCGACGCGGCCGAGGCGGCGGTGCTGAAACTGGGCGCCACCGACCTGCACGCCGCCGGGGAGAATTGGCGGGTCTACGCCGACCCGGCCGGCAAACCGTTCTGCCTCTGCTGGGATTAG
- a CDS encoding S8 family peptidase, producing MSMDKFEPRLVEAIGAETARARDRGIAAGEVTEGQKFHVTISHHETLSAPESHGGPAGLEQLQLRAQVSQQPIIDRLDGLGASARGHTLTNAVTAELTPAQIEQVAQLDEVKLIRLERLDKVTTMNQSVAVIEAREAWEEFRTAGSGVRVAVLDTGIDGTHPALTGKVVDEFSTAGEPVTVPGDHGTHCAGTIASNDAVYRGVAWQADLINIKVLTAAGMGTPAGVIDGLEQAVRRNAQVASLSLGWSEIFHGWVCDDADCILCQAADNASRLGVTVVVAAGNEGTAGAGTGQLNIRHPGAARRVVTVGAVDKAKQLASFSSIGPGSGRVGPASPIRLTKPDLAGPGADIVSSVLGGGFASFNGTSMATPHVAAVAALVIEQNPGIRPMVVKKLLEDTAERLSYGPNETGYGLVNAFAAMLPILGKAA from the coding sequence ATGTCGATGGACAAGTTCGAGCCGCGGCTGGTCGAGGCGATCGGTGCGGAGACCGCCCGGGCCCGGGACCGCGGGATCGCCGCGGGCGAGGTCACCGAGGGGCAGAAGTTCCACGTCACCATCTCCCACCACGAGACGCTGTCCGCGCCGGAGAGCCACGGCGGCCCGGCCGGGCTGGAGCAGCTGCAACTGCGGGCGCAGGTCAGCCAGCAGCCGATCATCGATCGGCTCGACGGGCTCGGAGCGTCCGCCCGGGGCCACACGCTGACCAACGCGGTCACCGCCGAGCTCACCCCGGCGCAGATCGAGCAGGTCGCGCAGCTCGACGAGGTGAAGCTGATCCGCCTGGAACGCCTCGACAAGGTGACGACGATGAACCAGAGTGTCGCGGTGATCGAGGCCCGCGAGGCGTGGGAGGAGTTCCGGACCGCGGGGTCCGGAGTGCGGGTGGCCGTGCTCGACACCGGCATCGACGGCACCCACCCGGCGCTGACCGGCAAGGTGGTCGACGAGTTCAGCACGGCCGGCGAGCCGGTCACCGTGCCCGGCGACCACGGCACCCACTGCGCCGGCACCATCGCCAGCAACGACGCGGTGTACCGCGGCGTGGCCTGGCAGGCCGACCTGATCAACATCAAGGTGCTGACAGCGGCCGGGATGGGCACCCCGGCCGGCGTGATCGACGGTCTGGAACAGGCGGTCCGCCGCAACGCGCAGGTGGCCAGCCTGAGCCTGGGCTGGAGCGAGATCTTCCACGGGTGGGTCTGCGACGACGCGGACTGCATCCTCTGCCAGGCGGCCGACAACGCGTCCCGGCTGGGCGTGACAGTGGTGGTCGCGGCCGGCAACGAGGGCACCGCGGGGGCCGGCACCGGGCAGCTGAACATCCGGCACCCCGGCGCGGCCCGCCGGGTCGTCACCGTGGGAGCGGTGGACAAGGCGAAGCAACTGGCGTCGTTCTCCAGCATCGGCCCGGGCAGCGGACGGGTCGGTCCGGCCAGCCCGATCCGGCTCACCAAACCGGACCTGGCCGGTCCCGGCGCGGACATCGTCTCGTCGGTGCTCGGCGGCGGGTTCGCCTCGTTCAACGGCACGTCGATGGCGACGCCGCACGTGGCCGCCGTCGCCGCACTGGTGATCGAGCAGAACCCGGGCATCCGGCCGATGGTGGTCAAGAAGCTCCTCGAGGACACCGCGGAACGCCTCTCGTACGGACCGAACGAGACCGGGTACGGCCTGGTGAACGCCTTCGCCGCGATGCTGCCGATCCTGGGCAAGGCCGCGTGA